A genomic region of Aspergillus oryzae RIB40 DNA, chromosome 1 contains the following coding sequences:
- a CDS encoding putative C2H2 transcription factor (predicted protein), producing MSDMADLIPYTMERVHLREPPEVENNMFYNTPFRRAGDFSSASSTSTASSTQYSTCDSFDSTTNSTGHLHPNDYYQGGAEYMHTPSSISSSPYYPPDNHTTAYPSPTSATAAVVSASASSTRSLSSPPQGSANQKDLTNYGIQNADQTWRCAYPGCTSQTIFRRGCDLRKHYNRHRKHLFCRHRGCPQAVAGGFSSKKDRDRHEAKHNPVVCCEWAGCERVFSRVDNMKDHVRRIHRRRE from the coding sequence ATGTCCGACATGGCCGACCTAATCCCCTACACAATGGAACGGGTGCATCTCCGCGAACCCCCAGAAGTGGAGAACAACATGTTCTACAACACCCCGTTCCGCCGCGCCGGAGActtctcctcagcctcctccACATCAACCGCCTCCTCCACACAATACTCCACCTGCGACTCATTCGACAGCACAACCAACAGCACAGGCCACCTCCACCCAAACGACTACTACCAGGGCGGCGCAGAATACATGCACACCCCgtcctcaatatcctcctccCCTTACTACCCCCCGGACAACCACACAACCGCATACCCCAGCCCAACCTCCGCCACAGCAGCCGTAGTCTCCGCCTCTGCGTCATCAACGCGCTCGCTCTCCTCGCCCCCGCAAGGCTCCGCAAACCAAAAAGACCTCACGAATTACGGCATCCAGAACGCAGACCAGACCTGGCGGTGCGCGTACCCGGGCTGCACGTCGCAGACGATCTTCCGGCGCGGGTGTGACCTCCGGAAACATTATAATCGGCACCGGAAGCATCTGTTTTGTCGGCATCGGGGGTGTCCGCAGGCGGTGGCCGGCGGGTTCTCGAGTAAGAAGGATCGGGATCGGCATGAGGCGAAGCATAATCCGGTGGTGTGTTGTGAGTGGGCGGGCTGTGAGAGGGTGTTTAGTAGGGTGGATAATATGAAGGATCATGTTAGGAGGATTCATCGGAGGAGGGAATGa
- a CDS encoding putative L-cystine transporter (cystine transporter Cystinosin), whose protein sequence is MLWDMCAILAAFLYSPVIRHQYAARHPGSEGSTVRFNDFAFAVHAIILSILTYTQFWPTVWGFKVSRFQRVSKPVAGLFWGSIAAIAILIFIVLGQSPDGGYDPSTWGWIDVVYGLSYVKLLVTITKYVPQAWVNYKRKSTQGWHIGQILLDLVGGVLSLIQLFLDSSFEEDWSGITGNPIKFLLSNVSILFDFLFMIQHYILYRGADEKVAKHQDPDVTTPLLTESNGARRTEDV, encoded by the exons ATGCTTTGGGATATGTGTGCTATACTGG CCGCCTTCCTATACTCTCCAGTGATTCGTCATCAATATGCTGCTCGTCATCCCGGGTCTGAAGGGTCTACCGTGCGATTTAATGACTTTGCTTTTGCGGTCCACGCTATTATCCTCAGTATCTTAACGTACACGCAGTTTTGGCCCACGGTCTGGGGATTTAAGGTTTCGCGCTTCCAACGAGTTAGTAAGCCGGTCGCAGGGTTGTTCTGGGGCTCTATCGCGGCCATTGCTATTTTAATCTTTATCGTCCTTGGTCAAAGCCCCGATGGGGGCTATGACCCATCCACCTGGGGATGGATCGACGTG GTATACGGTCTATCCTACGTAAAACTACTGgtcaccatcaccaagtATGTACCGCAGGCTTGGGTAAACTATAAGCGCAAATCCACCCAAGGTTGGCATATTGGTCAAATCTTGTTGGATCTAGTTGGCGGTGTCTTGTCCTTGATCCAATTGTTTCTCGACTCGAGTTTCGAGGAGGATTGGAGCGGCATCACGGGAAACCCTATAAAGTTCCTGCTGTCGAACGTTTCGAtcctttttgattttctcttcatgATCCAGCATTACATTCTCTATAGGGGTGCAGATGAGAAAGTAGCCAAGCATCAGGACCCAGACGTTACCACCCCTTTGTTGACCGAGTCCAACGGCGCACGGAGGACGGAAGATGTCTGA
- a CDS encoding uncharacterized protein (predicted protein), whose protein sequence is MAAAGAARAGLASLFRRRSRSRGRDGYEDSQTSYLSEKYSDEGAQRKGWGDKLLKLGAVGGGAFLAKKFFDRRRDRDNDAESGRYRRAHNRSDSMTETTMSRMEDGRRPEPSHRTPLNRPPSRPPSRPQSPGSSYYYNSTYFTDNDHGRRPNQARNALFGAGAFAALKNMFTRRKANDDDRRVEDMRRREMEEERLARADSKRRYTGDGYPPRRRTDSFTATDISSTELTRPPRGPSHGESALTGDPAMSGAIDGHHSDLPPGAPTSEMPGQAPSRLDPSDIAAGAAAGSALGAASSHRRRSSSRHRSSSRHRDDHTSSPPVSVKVKMHNDGRHVTLRRLTEEEAAASREARRRERRNSRRRTGSASSLSGNEGSRDRWRRVEELERQQHERMQREQEAAAAAAAAGMSTAPSGSVPPPPIPPPQNMSHMAPPPPPHVPSSLPYGPGSVTSPGTFTGTEASGDYASNRRRRRAERARARQERQHSVDFT, encoded by the coding sequence ATGGCTGCCGCGGGAGCCGCAAGAGCCGGCCTGGCTTCACTCTTCAGGCGTCGCTCTCGGAGTAGGGGAAGAGATGGCTATGAGGACTCTCAGACGTCTTACCTCTCGGAAAAGTACTCAGATGAAGGAGCCCAGCGTAAAGGCTGGGGCGATAAACTGCTCAAACTTGGTGCCGTGGGCGGTGGTGCCTTCCTCGCTAAGAAATTCTTCGACAGGAGGCGCGACCGAGATAATGATGCCGAATCTGGCCGGTATCGGCGCGCCCATAATCGAAGTGATAGCATGACGGAGACTACAATGAGTAGGATGGAAGATGGACGACGGCCCGAACCAAGTCACAGAACCCCTCTCAATCGCCCACCGAGCCGACCTCCGAGTAGACCTCAAAGTCCCGGGTCGTCATACTACTATAATTCAACCTACTTTACCGATAACGACCATGGCCGCCGACCTAATCAGGCCCGAAATGCCTTGTTTGGTGCTGGTGCCTTTGCAGCCCTCAAAAACATGTTTACCCGTCGCAAGGCAAATGATGACGATCGTCGTGTAGAAGATATGCGCCGTcgggagatggaggaggaaaggcttGCACGAGCAGACAGCAAACGACGCTATACTGGGGATGGGTACCCACCTCGCAGACGAACCGACTCCTTCACCGCGACTGACATCTCATCTACTGAGCTGACACGACCTCCCCGGGGGCCCTCGCACGGAGAATCAGCTTTAACTGGGGATCCGGCAATGTCCGGGGCAATCGATGGACATCATTCTGATTTACCCCCAGGTGCGCCCACCTCGGAAATGCCAGGTCAAGCTCCCTCTCGACTTGATCCTTCTGATATTGCTGCAGGAGCAGCCGCTGGAAGTGCCCTGGGTGCTGCCTCCAGCCATCGCCGccggagcagcagcagacaCCGCAGCAGCAGTAGACACAGAGATGACCACACGAGCTCCCCTCCAGTATCGGTGAAAGTCAAAATGCACAACGATGGCCGGCATGTCACGCTCAGAAGATTaaccgaagaagaggcgGCTGCAAGTCGCGAAGCAAGACGTAGGGAACGGAGAAACTCTCGTCGTCGCACCGGAAGTGCAAGCTCCCTGTCAGGCAACGAAGGTAGCCGCGACCGGTGGCGCCGCGTTGAGGAATTAGAGCGTCAGCAGCACGAACGAATGCAacgagaacaagaagctgctgccgccgctgccgccgctggAATGTCCACAGCCCCATCTGGAAGCGTGCCTCCACCACCTATCCCCCCGCCCCAGAACATGAGCCATATGGcaccccctcccccaccacATGTACCTTCCAGTCTGCCATATGGCCCAGGAAGCGTCACCTCCCCTGGTACATTCACCGGGACAGAAGCAAGCGGAGACTACGCAAGCAATCGGCGACGAAGACGAGCGGAGCGAGCTCGCGCCcgacaagaaagacaacacAGCGTAGATTTCACTTGA